In a single window of the Elaeis guineensis isolate ETL-2024a chromosome 4, EG11, whole genome shotgun sequence genome:
- the LOC105043376 gene encoding protein HOTHEAD, with translation MAFVLWRSAAAVLSLCLLHFCHSEKAPNYSFVKSAEHAPPISYYDYIIVGGGTAGCPLAATLSQKFKVLLLERGGSPYGNKNITNLAYFANTLADDSPTSASQRFVSEDGVINARARVLGGGSCLNAGFYTRASPQYVRKAGWDWRLVNESYRWVEKIVVFEPPVLQWQSALRDGLLEVGLTPFNGYSFDHIYGTKVGGTIFDMDGHRHTAADLLEYTNPGGLTVLLHARVGKIMFRHNGKQRPVAHGVVFRDPAGTKHKAYLKKGTKNEIILSAGAIGSPQLLMLSGIGPRSHLESLGIRVLVDQPNVGRGMADNPMNAIFVPSPEPVEVSLIQVVGITKFGSFVEGASGSNFASPTSGEPTSRNFGMFSPQTGQLSTVPPKQRTPEAIARAVHAMNNIEESFFRGGFILEKVAGPLSRGHLELRNRNPDDNPSVTFNYFKDPLDLQRCIKGIETIEKVVQSKAFSRFRYPYISIEALLNMTANFPTNMIPRHDNDSKSLAQYCKDTVMTIWHYHGGCQVERVVDYDYKVLGVDALRVIDGSTFNSSPGTNPQATVMMLGRYMGIRIQNERLGTHEAESKA, from the exons ATGGCATTTGTCCTTTGGAGATCAGCAGCAGCAGTACTTAGTCTCTGCCTTCTGCATTTCTGCCACTCAGAGAAAG CGCCAAATTATAGCTTTGTGAAGAGTGCCGAGCATGCTCCACCGATATCATACTATGACTACATCATCGTTGGCGGCGGGACGGCGGGCTGTCCTCTGGCCGCCACCCTCTCCCAAAAGTTCAAGGTTTTGCTTCTAGAGAGAGGCGGCTCCCCCTATGGCAACAAGAACATAACCAACTTGGCCTACTTCGCCAACACCCTTGCCGATGACTCCCCTACGTCGGCCTCGCAGCGCTTCGTGTCAGAGGATGGAGTCATCAACGCACGGGCTCGTGTGCTTGGTGGTGGGAGCTGCCTCAATGCGGGGTTCTACACACGAGCCAGCCCGCAGTACGTGCGGAAGGCTGGTTGGGATTGGAGACTGGTGAATGAGTCCTACAGATGGGTAGAGAAGATTGTGGTATTCGAACCACCTGTGCTTCAATGGCAGTCAGCTTTGAGGGACGGGCTTCTGGAGGTCGGCCTGACGCCATTCAATGGATACAGTTTTGATCACATATATGGGACTAAAGTTGGGGGAACCATATTCGATATGGATGGGCACAGGCACACTGCTGCCGATTTGCTCGAGTATACGAACCCGGGTGGGCTTACAGTGCTCTTGCATGCCAGAGTGGGAAAGATCATGTTCAGGCACAACG GAAAACAAAGGCCAGTAGCCCATGGAGTGGTGTTCAGAGACCCGGCGGGAACCAAGCACAAAGCCTACCTGAAGAAGGGAACCAAGAACGAGATCATACTCTCAGCAGGAGCCATTGGGAGTCCTCAGCTGCTGATGCTGAGTGGCATCGGCCCGAGGAGCCACCTCGAGTCGCTGGGCATCAGGGTGTTAGTGGACCAGCCAAACGTCGGGCGGGGCATGGCAGACAACCCCATGAACGCCATCTTCGTCCCTTCCCCGGAGCCGGTCGAGGTTTCTCTCATTCAGGTCGTCGGTATCACAAAGTTCGGGAGCTTCGTCGAGGGGGCCAGTGGGTCCAATTTTGCCTCTCCCACCTCCGGCGAGCCTACGAGCAGAAACTTTGGCATGTTCTCTCCTCAG ACTGGTCAACTATCCACGGTTCCACCCAAGCAAAGAACTCCTGAAGCCATTGCAAGAGCAGTCCATGCCATGAACAATATTGAGGAATCTTTTTTCAGAGGTGGATTCATCCTTGAAAAGGTTGCTGGCCCCCTCTCTAGGGGTCATCTTGAGCTTCGCAACAGGAATCCAGACGACAACCCATCGGTCACCTTCAACTACTTCAAGGATCCCTTGGACCTCCAAAGATGCATCAAAGGCATCGAGACCATCGAGAAAGTGGTGCAGTCCAAGGCATTCTCTAGGTTCAGGTATCCTTACATATCGATAGAAGCGTTGCTCAATATGACGGCGAACTTTCCGACGAACATGATTCCAAGGCATGACAACGATTCCAAGTCCTTGGCACAGTACTGCAAGGACACCGTGATGACCATTTGGCACTACCATGGGGGTTGCCAGGTTGAACGAGTCGTCGATTATGATTACAAAGTTCTTGGTGTCGATGCACTTCGAGTCATCGATGGATCCACGTTTAATTCCTCACCTGGAACCAATCCACAGGCAACAGTCATGATGCTGGGAag GTATATGGGAATCAGAATCCAAAATGAAAGGTTGGGAACGCATGAAGCGGAGAGCAAAGCCTGA